A DNA window from Hordeum vulgare subsp. vulgare chromosome 1H, MorexV3_pseudomolecules_assembly, whole genome shotgun sequence contains the following coding sequences:
- the LOC123449368 gene encoding general transcription factor 3C polypeptide 5-like — MVSSTPIPTAASAAAPESPSTITDGAVSGTLPGTEAFAVYYPGYPSSPARATHTLGGLPAIAKVRSSDPGSRLELRFRPEDPDCHPTFGEPRASTGLLLRLSRPKGGSAPPRAEVVARVRTAYHFQGMADFQHVVPVHAAQVRKRKRLDCPNVKDDLGTDKAGGLDTDDGDVMMLVPPLFAIKDNPTNIALLPSTNALSKSMQRGVVQHRWEMDIEPTLALPFNIQAVPKKVNWEDHIPRNSSEWDSQMALCKLFDERPVWPRQSLYERLLDDGVHVSTSQFKSLLFKAGYYFSTGPFGKFWIKKEYDPRKDPESRIYQRIDFRMPPELRNLQTKRHDGSEKWSEMCKLERMPSKSFIFLQLFELKDDFIQAEIRKPSHQSTCSHSTGWFSKPMIKSLRLQLCIRFLSLYPNEDTKILLRNAHQLLERSKKQEAICRSEQLKERKDVDEEAPTEHVGSEDQMDTNNSDSEDVDDEEEEDKEESDGYDSPAMAEDVPDFALHESYTLGEGFSTGYLEEVLRSFPLNEDGQNKSGDALNNGEASDGEFEIFEQPSDDEEYSDG, encoded by the exons ATGGTCTCCTCCACCCCCATCCccacggccgcgtcggcggcggcgCCCGAGTCACCGTCCACCATCACGGACGGCGCCGTCAGCGGCACACTCCCGGGGACCGAGGCCTTCGCCGTGTACTACCCGGGATACCCCTCTTCTCCCGCTCGCGCCACCCATACCCTCGGCGGCCTCCCCGCCATCGCCAAG GTCCGGAGTTCCGACCCCGGCTCCCGCCTCGAGCTCCGCTTCCGCCCGGAGGACCCCGACTGCCACCCGACCTTCGGCGAGCCCCGCGCCTCcaccggcctcctcctccgcctctcaAGGCCCAAAGGAGGCTCCGCGCCACCGCGTGCCGAGGTGGTGGCGCGCGTCCGGACCGCCTACCATTTCCAAG GCATGGCAGATTTTCAGCATGTCGTCCCAGTTCATGCTGCTCAAGTTAGAAAAAGAAAACGGTTAGATTGTCCAAATGTTAAAGATGATTTAGGCACTG ATAAGGCAGGGGGTCTAGACACGGATGATGGAGATGTCATGATGTTGGTACCACCACTCTTTGCGATAAAGGATAATCCAACAAACATTGC GCTTCTACCATCGACCAATGCACTATCCAAGAGCATGCAAAGGGGAGTTGTGCAGCATCGGTGGGAG ATGGATATTGAACCAACCCTTGCACTTCCTTTCAACATTCAAG CTGTCCCTAAGAAGGTTAATTGGGAAGACCACATACCAAGGAATTCATCAGAGTGGGATTCGCAGATGGCTCTGTGCAAATTATTTGATGAGCGTCCTGTGTGGCCAAGACAGTCACTTTATGAACGCTTGCTTGATGATGGTGTGCATGTGTCAACAAGCCAGTTCAAAAG ccttttgttTAAAGCTGGATACTACTTCTCTACTGGACCCTTTGGTAAATTCTGGATCAAAAAAGAATATGATCCTCGTAAAGATCCCGAGTCACGAAT ATATCAGCGAATAGATTTCCGCATGCCTCCCGAGCTAAGGAATCTTCAAACGAAAAGGCACGATGG ATCTGAGAAGTGGTCAGAGATGTGCAAGCTTGAAAGGATGCCATCGAAAAGCTTCATCTTCCTGCAATTATTTGAACTGAAAGATGACTTCATTCAAGCCGAAATTAGAAAACCCTCTCATCAATCAACTTGCTCA CATTCGACAGGTTGGTTTTCTAAGCCAATGATTAAAAGTTTGAGGTTACAACTATGCATAAGGTTCCTCTCATTATATCCCAATGAAGATACCAAAATCCTTTTGAGGAATGCCCATCAACTTCTTGAAAGGTCCAAAAAGCAGGAAGCTATTTGCAGATCCGAGCAACTGAAGGAAAGAAAAGATGTTGATGAAG AAGCACCTACTGAGCATGTTGGATCTGAGGATCAGATGGACACTAACAACTCTGatagtgaagatgttgatgacgaggaagaggaagataaaGAGGAATCAGATGGATATGATTCTCCAGCCATG GCCGAGGATGTTCCTGATTTCGCCTTACATGAGTCAT ACACACTTGGAGAAGGCTTCTCCACTGGATACCTTGAGGAGGTGTTGCGCAGCTTTCCACTGAATGAAGATGGCCAGAATAAATCAGGTGATGCCCTTAATAATGGTGAAGCAAGTGATGGGGAGTTTGAAATTTTCGAACAGCCTAGTGACGATGAAGAGTATTCCGATGGTTAG
- the LOC123449357 gene encoding uncharacterized protein LOC123449357, with amino-acid sequence MEVGGNSQAGGVMEVGGNSQAGGVMEVGGNSQAGDAMEVGGNSQAGGPMEVGGNSQAGDAMEVGGNSQAGGPMEVGGNSQAGDAMEVGGNSQAGGPMEVGGNSQAGDAMEVGGNSQAGGPMEVGGNSQAGDAMEVGGNSQAGGPMEVGGNSQAGDAMEVGGNSQAGGPMEVGGNSQARGESTSQISDDDEIVIYCAFSEPEADSDSDAPRPRPDYNKPIQFVPARMVFQEPDGETKYVLERADAMAERRRQRQAADAAAGIVRRPKITIRRAFAGAPRLKGPQIPPLLRRIKKRLAVPDQPSTL; translated from the coding sequence ATGGAGGTGGGCGGCAACTCTCAGGCCGGCGGCGTCATGGAGGTGGGCGGCAACTCTCAGGCCGGCGGCGTCATGGAGGTGGGCGGCAACTCTCAGGCCGGCGACGCCATGGAGGTGGGCGGCAACTCTCAGGCCGGCGGCCCCATGGAGGTGGGCGGCAACTCTCAGGCCGGCGACGCCATGGAGGTGGGCGGCAACTCTCAGGCCGGCGGCCCCATGGAGGTGGGCGGCAACTCTCAGGCCGGCGACGCCATGGAGGTGGGCGGCAACTCTCAGGCCGGCGGCCCCATGGAGGTGGGCGGCAACTCTCAGGCCGGCGACGCCATGGAGGTGGGCGGCAACTCTCAGGCCGGCGGCCCCATGGAGGTGGGCGGCAACTCTCAGGCCGGCGACGCCATGGAGGTGGGCGGCAACTCTCAGGCCGGCGGCCCCATGGAGGTGGGCGGCAACTCTCAGGCCGGCGACGCCATGGAGGTGGGCGGCAACTCTCAGGCCGGCGGCCCCATGGAGGTGGGCGGCAACTCTCAGGCCCGCGGCGAGAGCACGTCCCAGATCAGCGACGACGACGAGATCGTCATCTACTGCGCGTTCTCCGAGCCCGAGGCCGACTCCGACTCCGACGCGCCGCGCCCCAGGCCCGACTACAACAAGCCCATCCAGTTCGTCCCCGCTCGCATGGTGTTCCAGGAGCCGGACGGAGAGACGAAGTATGTGCTGGAGCGGGCGGACGCCATGGCCGAGCGCCGCCGCCAGCGTCAGGCGGCCGACGCGGCAGCCGGGATCGTCAGGCGGCCCAAGATCACCATCCGCCGCGCCTTCGCCGGGGCTCCGCGCCTCAAGGGACCCCAGATCCCACCTCTCCTCCGCCGGATCAAGAAGCGCCTGGCAGTGCCAGATCAACCCAGTACTCTCTGA